In Chondrinema litorale, the DNA window ATCTCAATCAAGGAGATTTAAAATTTGAAGATGTAACAACCAACGTAGGCTTGCAAACAGATAGATGGGCAACTGGTGCAACAATGGTAGACATCAACGAAGATGGATTGCTAGATATCTATGTTTGTTTTTCTGGTTTGGGAACTGATGCTTCTCGAAAAAATAGTTTCTACATCAATCAAGGAATTTCTGAGGATGGTCAGCCAGTATTTAAAGACATGGCAACTGAAACAGGTTTGGCAGACATAGGTTATTCTACGCAAGCCGCTTTTTTCGATTATGACAAAGATGGAGATTTAGATGCTTACATTCTAACGGCTTACCACGATAAATCGAATCCCAATTTTCCTAAAAACAAAGTGAACAATGGTGAATCTCCTAGCACAGATAGACTGTAACGAAATGATGGTTTAGATGAAAATGGCTTGCCAAAATTTACCAATATTTCGAGCTTGGCAGGAATTACTTTTGAAGGTTACGGGCTAGGCATTGCCATTAACGATATCAATGGAGATGGTTGGGAAGATATTTATGTGGCAAACGATTTCATTTACGACGATTTGCTATACATCAACCAAGGCAATGGTTCATTCAAAGAAGAAGCTGCCAATTACCTAAAACATCAAAGCCGCTTTTCTATGGGTTGCGATATAGCCGATGTAAACAATGATAATTTGATGGATATTGTGGTGTTGGACATGCTTCCGGCAGATAATCATCGACAAAAAATGATGAGTACAGCAACCAGCTACGAGAAGTTTAAAATTGAATTAAATCGTGGTTATCAGCCGCAATACAGCCGCAACATCTTCCAATTAAACAAGGGCAAAAATGAGGCAGGTAAAAACGTGTTTAGCGAAGTGGGTTATCAGGCAGGCATATACAAAACAGATTGGAGTTGGTCGCCACTGATTGTCGATTTAGATAATGATGGTTACAGAGATTTGTTTATTACCAATGGTATTCCCAAAGACATTACCAACAACGATTACATTGCTTATAGAGAAAGCCACATCAACCCCAATGCAGATTATGATGTTTTAAAGAAAGATTTCTTGAACTACATCGAGCAATTACCAAATACGGATTTTGCCAATTACTTGTATCGAAATAATGGTTGGGATAGCAGCGAAAGTGCCTTTACTTTCACCGATATGTCAAAGAGTTGGGGATTCGATGTAAAGATTTGCTCAAATGGTGCTGGCTATGCAGACTTAGATAATGATGGCGATTTAGATTTGGTAATCAATAATTTAAATCAGCGAGCTTTTGTCTATGAGAATACAAGCAAAGTTGACAAACAGAAATCTTTAAGAGTTCGCTTACATGGCACTGCTCAA includes these proteins:
- a CDS encoding FG-GAP repeat domain-containing protein, with protein sequence MKSINYLIINSLVVMLFIIIESCTKQKGNTIESTQTLFKLLDAEETGISFSNQLSPSYDNNIIEFNYFFNGGGVALGDVNNDGKTDVFLTGNMVSSALYLNQGDLKFEDVTTNVGLQTDRWATGATMVDINEDGLLDIYVCFSGLGTDASRKNSFYINQGISEDGQPVFKDMATETGLADIGYSTQAAFFDYDKDGDLDAYILTAYHDKSNPNFPKNKVNNGESPSTDRL